The DNA window gagaaggactGACTTCATCAGAATATCATAGTACTCGGGATCCAAAGCAGAGAACAATGCATCCACATCTTTTATTGCCATTAGCGCTCTATGCACCACGATCCAATTCGCTGACTacgcatataaaaaatatatataaaaatcaaaacttcccttaatttttccaaaaaaaaaagaaaaacaaaaccttgCATCGCTCGTCTCGAGTCTTGGGAGGCGAGCCTTCTAGTACCGTTTTGAGAGCCTCGACAGGTCTACCcctaaaagaaacaaagaatcaCAAACAGAAACACCAAAATTGAGTTGCAAAATGATTGATAATTACTGACTGTTTGAGTAGGCTTTCGATCTTGCGAGATTTGTGTTCGATTCTTGTGATTATAGCCTCTGCCTCTGCATTCTCTGCTTTCACTGTTTCCCCTCTTCCTGCCATTCGCTCTCCTTGCAGTGAAACGATGGGGAAGTTAAGCGTTTAGCTACGGCGGGTAGCGGTTGAGCCTTGGGCGCCGTGTTTCTCCTGTTTTCGATACAGCTTCGTGATGCTTTGTGAACAAGGATCGTTCTTTATTGGGCTAAGGCCAGGGCCTCGTTCAAATCAATGCAGGCTAAGTttcgccttttcttttcatgggCCTAGGTTTCGTCAcccttttttataaatgaacaaaaaaattattttctttgtttttatttatttaattttaaaaacaacttttagaaaaatagtttttttttttggtttattaggAGGCATGTTGGAATTTAGAATATATAATGGATTAGTTATCTCTCGTTGTATAATTTCCaaataaactataattatttGGGCTTAAACTtgtttcaaaaaatgaaaatatcccATATACAATGATTAAATTATATCTATTTATGCTGgaaaatataatctttttaaaaaaatgaattcaaacAAGTATTAGAAAATAGAATcttaatagaa is part of the Populus trichocarpa isolate Nisqually-1 chromosome 2, P.trichocarpa_v4.1, whole genome shotgun sequence genome and encodes:
- the LOC7453909 gene encoding actin-related protein 2/3 complex subunit 5A; the protein is MAGRGETVKAENAEAEAIITRIEHKSRKIESLLKQGRPVEALKTVLEGSPPKTRDERCKSANWIVVHRALMAIKDVDALFSALDPEYYDILMKYLYRGLSTGDRPTCDQCLRIHEKLTEKAGMGCILRSLADTVNTV